A genomic window from Flavobacterium hankyongi includes:
- a CDS encoding arginase, protein MSTNVTFLINKSEITAGTRGASLGPDAIITAARKKESYIFGENTLDKIQNVNRYLDQPTKYPFAKRIDGLLSIYEELNAKVSSILKNNSFPIILAADHGSAGGTISGLKSTFPDKRIGAVWIDAHADIHTPYTTPSGNMHGMPLASVMNIDNLECKINDVDAETEALWSQLKNVGGTSQKIYPDDVVYVAVRDTEEQEERIIEKFGIKWFTVNDVRTQGISAIVEGINEHLKNCDIIYVTFDVDSMDPDMTSHGTGTPVPDGISQLEAKDLLVALAQNKKTACIEIVEVNPCLDEKENTMAEVTLDILEAVTDTIKNR, encoded by the coding sequence ATGAGTACCAATGTTACTTTTTTAATCAACAAATCTGAAATTACAGCCGGTACACGCGGAGCATCTTTGGGACCAGATGCTATTATAACTGCTGCCAGGAAAAAAGAGAGCTATATTTTTGGGGAAAATACTCTCGACAAAATTCAAAATGTTAACCGATATTTAGATCAACCAACAAAATATCCTTTCGCCAAACGAATAGACGGATTGCTATCAATTTATGAAGAGCTAAATGCCAAAGTCTCTTCAATTCTTAAAAACAACTCTTTTCCAATCATTTTAGCTGCAGATCATGGTTCTGCAGGAGGAACTATATCAGGACTGAAATCAACTTTTCCAGATAAACGTATTGGAGCTGTTTGGATAGATGCGCATGCAGATATTCACACACCTTATACAACACCATCAGGTAATATGCACGGAATGCCATTGGCATCAGTAATGAATATCGATAATTTGGAATGTAAGATAAATGATGTTGATGCTGAAACTGAAGCACTTTGGAGTCAATTGAAAAATGTTGGAGGAACAAGCCAAAAAATATATCCTGACGATGTTGTTTATGTAGCTGTTCGTGATACCGAAGAACAAGAGGAAAGAATTATTGAGAAATTCGGAATAAAGTGGTTTACTGTTAATGATGTTCGTACTCAAGGTATTTCGGCGATAGTTGAAGGAATCAATGAGCATTTAAAAAATTGCGATATTATTTATGTTACTTTCGATGTAGATTCTATGGATCCTGATATGACTTCTCATGGTACAGGAACACCAGTTCCAGATGGAATTTCTCAATTGGAGGCTAAAGATTTATTAGTTGCTTTGGCACAAAATAAAAAAACGGCTTGTATTGAAATTGTTGAAGTAAATCCTTGTTTGGACGAGAAAGAAAATACAATGGCAGAAGTAACTCTTGACATTTTAGAAGCAGTTACTGATACTATAAAAAATAGATAA
- a CDS encoding polysaccharide biosynthesis tyrosine autokinase, whose translation MLDTKDFSFFESQNHFDFKAFFVKIVGHWVWFIVSLVIAFTIAYQINVRKQKIYGISTIIAYKEENNPFFTSNTSLVFNWGGTSDQVQTLITTIKSRSHNEIVVKQLNYYIEYLRQGKYNIEDAYGEVPFYINTNKNLPQLKGQLINIKFLNQTEYELSINFENPSAVMYNYATETESNTNVVVGEFKKKYKIGEQVSLPFLHWKLELTENPGLYEGGDYMVRFADFNGTVSSYQGIDVETDAKAGSILKLNLQGTNKERLVDYLNGTINILMNRQLQLKNQFATNTISFIDSTLVAMEGQLKNTEDELKDFSRDKNIFEVEAGGEQITSQLSGLDVEKDLLNRKLNYYNSLNSYLVNSVDFSKLPAPSVAGIDDPNIISNVSKLTALSAERSEMAYTLKNEKKFKDFDVQMDALKSVLLENISTAKASILYDLGVVNRKIGKAESNIRKLPGQQQELVKINRKYDLNKNIYNTFLEKRSEADIVKAANLSDIQFIDTAKDTGGGLLGPKTSVNYVLAFLLGLLIPLILVFVKTILDNTIKNTGDIARLTKIPVIGVIGKKHTISNLAVFEKPKSPLSESFRAIRSSLQFLYKKQQAGTKVLMLTSSVGGEGKTFCSINIATVFALSEKKTVIVGLDLRKPKIFDDFKIENNVGVVNYLIGQKSIDEIVQKTQIPYLDFIPSGPIPPNPSELIMGESMEEMINELKGRYDYIILDTPPVGLVSDALELTQFSDATLYVVRQNVTKNDMLTLVNNKHKRGELNNISIVFNGFEIKARYGYGYGYGYGYGYGYGNYGEGYLEVDEVKSPIRKIIDKILKK comes from the coding sequence ATGCTCGATACAAAAGATTTTTCGTTTTTTGAAAGTCAAAATCATTTTGATTTTAAAGCTTTTTTTGTTAAAATCGTTGGGCATTGGGTATGGTTTATAGTAAGTTTAGTAATAGCTTTTACAATTGCCTATCAAATTAATGTTAGAAAACAAAAAATCTATGGTATTTCAACAATCATAGCTTACAAAGAAGAAAATAATCCTTTTTTTACTTCAAATACAAGTTTGGTTTTTAATTGGGGAGGTACATCTGACCAAGTACAAACTTTAATTACCACAATAAAATCAAGATCACATAATGAAATTGTTGTAAAACAACTTAATTATTATATCGAATATTTAAGGCAAGGGAAGTACAATATAGAAGATGCTTATGGTGAAGTCCCTTTTTATATCAATACTAATAAGAATCTACCTCAATTAAAAGGTCAACTTATAAACATTAAGTTTTTAAATCAAACAGAGTATGAACTTTCAATAAATTTTGAGAATCCAAGTGCTGTCATGTATAATTATGCAACAGAAACGGAAAGTAATACAAATGTTGTTGTAGGAGAGTTCAAGAAAAAATACAAAATTGGAGAACAAGTTTCTCTACCTTTTTTGCATTGGAAATTAGAGCTTACAGAAAATCCAGGTCTTTACGAAGGAGGGGATTACATGGTGAGGTTTGCTGATTTTAATGGTACTGTATCGAGTTATCAAGGTATTGATGTTGAGACTGATGCAAAAGCAGGTTCAATTTTGAAACTAAATCTTCAAGGTACTAATAAAGAAAGATTGGTTGATTACTTAAATGGTACTATTAATATATTGATGAATAGACAGTTGCAATTAAAGAATCAATTTGCAACTAATACGATATCTTTTATAGATAGTACTTTAGTGGCTATGGAGGGTCAACTTAAAAATACAGAGGATGAACTTAAAGATTTTAGTAGAGATAAAAATATTTTTGAGGTTGAAGCTGGTGGAGAACAAATTACATCTCAATTATCTGGACTTGATGTCGAAAAGGATTTATTAAATAGGAAGTTAAACTATTATAATTCTTTAAATTCATATTTAGTAAACAGCGTAGATTTTTCTAAACTTCCAGCCCCATCAGTAGCAGGAATTGATGATCCTAATATTATTTCAAATGTTTCAAAATTAACAGCATTGTCAGCTGAAAGGTCTGAAATGGCTTATACATTGAAGAATGAAAAAAAGTTTAAGGATTTTGATGTTCAAATGGATGCTTTAAAGAGTGTTTTACTCGAAAATATTTCTACAGCAAAAGCTTCTATTTTGTATGATTTAGGAGTTGTTAATAGAAAGATTGGTAAAGCAGAAAGTAACATAAGGAAATTGCCTGGGCAACAACAGGAATTAGTTAAAATAAATAGAAAATACGATCTTAATAAAAATATTTATAACACTTTTTTAGAGAAAAGAAGTGAAGCTGATATTGTTAAGGCGGCAAATTTGTCGGATATTCAATTTATTGATACAGCTAAGGATACAGGAGGAGGTTTGCTAGGTCCAAAAACAAGTGTGAATTATGTTTTAGCATTCTTGTTAGGATTACTAATACCTTTGATTCTAGTTTTTGTAAAGACTATTCTTGATAATACTATTAAAAATACAGGAGATATTGCTAGGCTTACAAAAATTCCTGTTATTGGTGTTATTGGTAAAAAGCATACAATTTCAAACTTGGCAGTTTTTGAAAAGCCTAAATCACCATTATCTGAAAGTTTTAGAGCAATACGTTCTTCTCTACAATTTTTATATAAAAAACAACAAGCAGGTACAAAAGTTCTAATGTTAACTTCATCAGTTGGGGGAGAAGGGAAAACTTTTTGTTCAATAAATATAGCAACTGTTTTTGCGTTGAGTGAAAAAAAGACTGTTATCGTTGGTCTTGATTTAAGAAAGCCTAAAATATTCGATGATTTTAAAATAGAAAATAATGTTGGTGTTGTTAACTATTTAATTGGTCAGAAATCAATTGATGAAATAGTTCAGAAAACACAAATTCCTTATCTTGACTTTATACCTTCTGGGCCAATACCTCCAAATCCTTCTGAGTTAATTATGGGAGAGAGTATGGAAGAAATGATTAATGAACTTAAAGGAAGATATGATTACATAATATTAGATACCCCTCCTGTGGGATTGGTTTCTGATGCATTAGAATTAACTCAGTTTTCTGATGCAACGTTATATGTTGTAAGACAAAATGTAACTAAAAATGATATGTTAACCTTGGTTAATAATAAACATAAAAGAGGAGAGCTTAATAACATAAGTATTGTCTTCAATGGATTTGAAATTAAAGCTAGATATGGCTATGGTTACGGTTATGGCTATGGTTACGGTTATGGCTATGGAAATTATGGAGAAGGTTATTTAGAAGTCGACGAGGTAAAAAGTCCAATTAGAAAAATAATAGATAAAATATTAAAAAAATAA
- a CDS encoding sodium:solute symporter, whose translation MSPFAILSLIIIYFGILFFISHVMSKNNSGNDAFFKANKNSKWYLVAFGMIGTALSGVTFISVPGEVGNPDLQFKYFQFVLGNAIGFIVVATVLLPLYYRMNLTSIYGYIEQRLGKTSYKTAASIFLISRTIGSAFRLYLVVIVLQRYVFDYYGIPFTVTVFLSLLLIFAYTYKGGLKTIIITDTLQTFFLVSSVFLTIFFICKSLDLSVFQAFQTVKESQYSKVFFFDDYLKGNYFWKQIIGGIFVTIAMVGLDQDLMQKNLSCANIGEAQKNMFTFTGIFVVINIFFLSVGALLYMYAEKNGIAVPMVDDVARTDFLFPEIALKSLGLIPAIVFLLGLTAATFATTDSALTALTTSFCVDFLGMEKTENVNNPNIVRTRHLVHIGFSFLMFLVIVFFNAVNDASVVKMIFKIASYTYGPLLGLYAFGLFMKTKTVNDKLVPVICLISPAICYFISTYSSVWLGGYTIAEELIIINGLITFIGLLFISKPATGETRF comes from the coding sequence ATGAGCCCGTTTGCAATTTTATCACTTATCATAATCTATTTTGGAATTTTATTTTTCATTTCTCACGTTATGAGTAAAAATAACAGCGGAAATGATGCTTTTTTTAAAGCCAACAAAAATTCTAAATGGTATTTGGTTGCTTTTGGGATGATTGGAACTGCCCTTTCTGGAGTAACCTTTATTTCGGTTCCGGGTGAAGTTGGCAATCCAGATTTACAATTTAAATATTTTCAGTTTGTATTAGGAAATGCCATAGGTTTTATAGTTGTTGCTACTGTCCTATTACCATTGTATTATAGAATGAATTTGACTTCTATTTATGGCTATATCGAACAACGACTTGGAAAAACTAGTTATAAAACAGCTGCATCCATTTTCTTGATTAGTCGCACAATTGGATCAGCTTTTAGATTGTACTTAGTGGTTATTGTACTTCAACGCTATGTTTTTGATTATTATGGAATCCCTTTCACCGTTACAGTTTTTCTATCACTATTATTGATTTTTGCTTACACCTATAAAGGCGGATTAAAAACGATTATTATTACAGATACTTTACAGACATTCTTCTTAGTTTCTTCAGTATTTTTAACTATTTTCTTTATTTGCAAAAGTTTAGATTTGAGTGTTTTTCAAGCATTTCAAACTGTGAAAGAAAGTCAATATTCTAAAGTTTTCTTTTTTGACGATTATCTAAAAGGAAATTATTTTTGGAAACAAATCATAGGTGGAATATTTGTAACTATTGCCATGGTTGGTCTTGACCAAGATTTAATGCAAAAGAATTTGAGTTGTGCTAACATTGGTGAAGCACAAAAAAACATGTTCACTTTTACAGGAATATTTGTTGTTATAAACATCTTCTTCTTGAGTGTTGGAGCATTATTATATATGTATGCCGAGAAAAACGGAATTGCTGTTCCTATGGTTGATGACGTTGCCAGAACAGATTTTCTATTTCCGGAAATAGCCTTAAAATCACTGGGATTGATTCCTGCAATTGTATTTTTATTAGGACTTACAGCAGCTACCTTTGCCACAACCGATTCGGCTTTAACTGCCTTAACAACATCTTTTTGTGTTGACTTTTTGGGAATGGAAAAAACCGAAAACGTTAATAATCCAAATATTGTTAGAACTCGACATTTAGTTCATATTGGATTTTCTTTTTTGATGTTTTTAGTGATTGTGTTTTTCAATGCGGTGAATGACGCTTCTGTAGTGAAGATGATTTTCAAAATTGCATCATATACTTACGGACCGCTTTTAGGATTATATGCTTTTGGTTTGTTCATGAAAACAAAAACAGTAAATGATAAATTAGTTCCTGTTATCTGTTTAATTTCGCCAGCAATTTGTTATTTCATTTCGACATATTCCTCGGTATGGTTGGGAGGTTATACAATTGCAGAAGAACTAATTATCATCAATGGATTAATTACTTTTATTGGCCTATTATTCATCAGTAAACCAGCAACTGGAGAAACGAGGTTTTAA
- a CDS encoding MarC family NAAT transporter: MDLFFYIFAALFSVLNPIGAIPVFVGLTNGYTREELSKTSLWTAINVFIIMIVAYFMGEYVLRFFGISLEALRIAGGMIIANSGFGLLSGKVKKRKGINKKVESEAQEKHAIALTPLAMPLLAGPGSISLLIAFYQEHHNWIAISIAVGAILAVALSIFLVLNSAHYLVKYLGEAGIVAISRIVGFFVIAIGVQYIVNAILKIIENSHIIK, from the coding sequence ATGGATTTATTTTTCTACATTTTCGCTGCTTTGTTTTCTGTATTAAACCCTATTGGAGCCATCCCTGTTTTTGTTGGACTAACCAATGGTTATACACGTGAAGAACTTTCGAAAACATCTTTGTGGACAGCAATAAATGTTTTTATCATTATGATTGTCGCCTATTTTATGGGTGAATATGTCTTACGATTTTTTGGAATTAGTCTAGAAGCACTTCGAATTGCAGGCGGTATGATTATTGCTAATTCTGGATTTGGTTTGTTATCTGGAAAAGTGAAAAAGCGCAAAGGGATTAATAAAAAAGTAGAATCTGAAGCGCAAGAAAAACACGCCATTGCTTTAACTCCGCTTGCTATGCCATTATTAGCAGGACCAGGTTCGATTTCTTTATTAATTGCTTTTTACCAGGAACATCACAATTGGATTGCTATTTCTATTGCGGTTGGAGCCATTCTGGCAGTTGCCTTATCAATTTTCTTAGTTCTAAACAGTGCACATTATTTAGTAAAATATCTTGGAGAAGCAGGAATCGTAGCTATTTCAAGAATTGTTGGATTTTTCGTAATTGCTATTGGAGTACAATATATTGTGAATGCTATTTTAAAGATTATTGAAAACAGCCACATTATAAAATAA
- a CDS encoding SDR family oxidoreductase — protein sequence MKKVLITGGAGFIGSNLCEYFLRKNYQVICLDNFATGHKKNIEQFLRYDNFTFIEGDIRNYEDCEKAVIGVDYVLHQAALGSVPRSIKDPLTSNEVNVNGFLNMLQASKEAGVKRFVYAASSSTYGDSESLPKVEDKIGKPLSPYAITKYVNELYAEIFSKTYGIETIGLRYFNVFGRKQDPNGAYAAVIPKFVMQFMKHESPVINGDGNYSRDFTYIDNVIQMNELAMLSENPKAVNTVFNTAYGDRTTLNQLVTILRKELSFFDSEIAKVEIVHGPNRAGDIPHSLASIEKAKEILGYNPQYSLQQGLKEAVKWYWENLK from the coding sequence ATGAAAAAGGTATTAATAACAGGAGGTGCTGGTTTTATTGGTTCCAATTTGTGCGAATATTTTTTAAGAAAAAATTATCAAGTTATTTGTTTGGATAACTTTGCTACAGGACATAAAAAAAATATAGAGCAATTTTTACGATATGATAATTTTACCTTTATCGAAGGTGATATTAGAAATTATGAAGATTGTGAAAAAGCTGTAATTGGAGTTGATTATGTTTTACATCAAGCAGCTTTAGGTTCAGTTCCAAGGTCTATTAAAGATCCATTAACATCAAATGAAGTTAATGTTAATGGTTTTTTGAATATGCTACAGGCAAGCAAGGAAGCGGGAGTGAAACGTTTTGTTTATGCAGCCAGTTCCTCTACTTATGGAGATTCTGAAAGTCTTCCAAAAGTTGAAGATAAAATAGGGAAACCACTTTCTCCTTACGCAATTACTAAATATGTGAATGAATTGTATGCGGAAATATTTAGTAAAACTTATGGTATAGAAACTATTGGATTAAGATATTTTAATGTTTTTGGAAGAAAGCAAGATCCAAACGGTGCTTATGCAGCAGTTATTCCAAAGTTTGTAATGCAATTCATGAAGCATGAAAGCCCTGTGATTAACGGTGACGGAAATTATTCTCGTGACTTTACTTATATTGATAATGTGATTCAAATGAATGAATTGGCAATGTTGTCTGAAAATCCTAAAGCTGTAAATACAGTTTTTAATACAGCTTATGGAGATAGAACTACATTAAATCAATTAGTTACAATTTTACGTAAAGAATTGTCTTTTTTTGATTCTGAAATTGCTAAAGTTGAAATCGTTCATGGGCCAAATAGAGCAGGAGATATACCACACTCATTGGCAAGTATAGAAAAAGCAAAAGAAATTTTAGGATATAATCCACAGTATTCATTGCAACAAGGCTTAAAAGAAGCTGTAAAATGGTATTGGGAAAATTTAAAATAG
- the recR gene encoding recombination mediator RecR, with protein sequence MDFSSKLLESAVNEMSQLPGIGKRTALRLVLHLLKQPKEQTEFLTNALQKMREDIKFCESCHNISDVAICEICANPNRNHHIICVVEDIRDVMAIENTGQFRGIYHVLGGKISPIDGIGPSQLNISSLVEKVKLGNVQEIIFALSSTMEGDTTNFYIYKQIKDTGIITSSIARGISVGDELEYADEVTLGRSIINRIPFENSIKNN encoded by the coding sequence ATGGATTTCTCTTCAAAATTATTAGAAAGCGCAGTAAATGAAATGTCACAGTTGCCAGGGATAGGTAAACGTACGGCTTTACGTTTGGTGTTACATTTGTTAAAGCAACCAAAGGAACAAACTGAGTTTTTGACAAATGCCTTGCAAAAAATGCGAGAGGATATAAAATTTTGTGAATCATGTCATAATATTTCAGATGTGGCTATTTGTGAAATTTGTGCTAACCCAAATAGAAATCATCACATCATTTGTGTGGTAGAAGATATAAGAGATGTAATGGCTATCGAAAATACAGGGCAATTTAGAGGGATTTATCACGTTCTTGGTGGGAAGATTTCGCCAATAGATGGGATAGGGCCAAGTCAATTGAATATTTCAAGCCTTGTCGAAAAAGTGAAGTTGGGAAATGTTCAGGAAATTATTTTTGCATTAAGTTCAACGATGGAAGGGGATACGACCAACTTTTATATCTATAAACAGATAAAAGATACAGGAATTATTACTTCTTCAATTGCAAGAGGAATTTCTGTAGGAGATGAACTTGAATATGCTGATGAAGTTACATTGGGAAGAAGTATAATTAACCGAATTCCGTTCGAGAATTCAATCAAGAATAATTAA
- a CDS encoding polysaccharide biosynthesis/export family protein has product MNKIYSFLCLMFVVFMTSCVSNKDLTYLQDANAKKNGTSIEVVPLKPYRIQINDVLSIKLKALDQKLVEMFNSSTSGAVANSTDALYFDGFTVNDHGNIRVPVLGEIAVLGLTLEEVRAKVEKQLLDEYFNKEADLFVLVKLAGLRYTTNGEVRSPGTKTLFQDKVTILEAIANSGDINITGNHKEVVLVRQYPHGTEVHTIDLTSVDAIKSPYYYIQPNDYIYVKPIKQKTWGFGINGLQSVTTILSALSLVITTYLLINR; this is encoded by the coding sequence ATGAATAAAATATATAGTTTTCTTTGTTTAATGTTTGTTGTTTTTATGACGTCATGTGTGTCTAATAAGGATTTGACTTATCTTCAAGATGCAAATGCAAAGAAAAATGGAACTTCAATAGAGGTTGTGCCTTTAAAGCCATATCGTATTCAAATAAATGATGTTTTGAGTATCAAATTAAAAGCATTAGATCAAAAATTGGTCGAAATGTTTAACTCTTCAACAAGTGGAGCCGTTGCTAATTCAACAGATGCATTATATTTTGATGGTTTTACTGTTAATGATCACGGAAATATTAGGGTTCCAGTGCTTGGTGAAATTGCGGTTTTAGGTTTGACTCTTGAAGAGGTTAGAGCAAAAGTCGAAAAACAATTGTTAGACGAATACTTTAATAAAGAAGCAGATTTGTTTGTTTTGGTAAAATTAGCAGGATTACGTTACACAACAAACGGGGAAGTACGTTCACCAGGAACAAAAACACTTTTTCAGGATAAAGTTACTATACTCGAAGCTATAGCAAACAGTGGTGATATAAATATCACTGGGAATCATAAAGAAGTAGTTTTGGTGAGGCAATATCCTCATGGAACAGAAGTTCATACAATAGATTTGACAAGTGTTGATGCCATAAAATCACCTTACTACTATATTCAGCCAAATGACTATATTTATGTAAAGCCAATAAAACAAAAAACATGGGGATTTGGTATAAATGGATTGCAATCGGTTACAACAATTTTAAGTGCGTTGTCTTTGGTTATAACTACGTATTTATTGATTAATAGATAA
- the ctlX gene encoding citrulline utilization hydrolase CtlX: MQQITNTIVMIRPVSFRKNEQTAVNNFYQKESNGMLPATINAKAQQEFDALVVKLQEVGVNVIVVDDTKDTDTPDAIFPNNWISFHETGDVILYPMFAENRRLERRDDILDLLEDEGFVINDVMDYTSAEEEGVFLEGTGSIVLDRTNNKAYCALSPRADEDLFIEFCEDFEYSPIIFNAYQTVEGNRELIYHTNVMMAIGETFAVVCSECIDDKTERKSVVDSLKQDDKEIIYIAENQVSAFAGNMLQIKGADKNYLVMSESAYNSLNKGQIGQIEKHTSILYSNLETIEKYGGGSARCMMAEVFLQKE, encoded by the coding sequence ATGCAGCAAATTACCAATACTATAGTAATGATTCGTCCTGTTTCATTTCGTAAGAATGAACAGACAGCGGTGAATAATTTTTATCAAAAAGAAAGCAATGGTATGCTTCCTGCTACTATTAATGCGAAAGCCCAACAAGAATTTGATGCTCTAGTTGTAAAGCTACAGGAAGTTGGTGTGAATGTTATTGTAGTAGATGATACGAAAGATACGGATACACCAGATGCAATTTTTCCAAATAATTGGATTTCTTTTCATGAAACGGGAGATGTAATTTTGTATCCAATGTTTGCTGAAAATAGAAGATTAGAACGTCGTGATGATATCTTGGATCTTTTGGAAGATGAAGGTTTTGTAATAAACGATGTGATGGATTATACTTCTGCTGAAGAAGAAGGTGTTTTCCTTGAAGGAACTGGAAGTATAGTTTTAGACAGAACAAATAATAAAGCATATTGCGCATTATCTCCTAGAGCTGATGAAGATTTGTTTATTGAGTTTTGCGAAGATTTTGAATATTCTCCAATAATCTTTAATGCATATCAAACAGTTGAAGGTAATCGTGAACTGATTTATCATACTAATGTAATGATGGCAATAGGTGAGACTTTCGCTGTAGTATGTTCTGAATGTATTGATGATAAAACAGAAAGAAAATCGGTTGTTGATAGTTTAAAACAAGACGATAAGGAAATTATTTATATCGCAGAAAACCAAGTAAGTGCTTTTGCTGGAAATATGCTTCAGATAAAAGGTGCTGATAAAAATTATTTGGTGATGAGCGAATCCGCTTATAACTCATTAAATAAAGGACAAATTGGTCAAATTGAAAAACATACATCTATTTTGTATTCAAATTTAGAAACTATTGAAAAATATGGCGGTGGAAGTGCTCGCTGTATGATGGCGGAAGTGTTTTTGCAAAAAGAATAA
- a CDS encoding citrate synthase, with protein sequence MSKTAILEYDGNKYEFPVIIGSENEPAIDIEKLRALTGAITLDPGYKNSGSCKSDITFLDGEEGILRYRGYAIEDLAEKADFLEVSYLVIFGELPTKSQLEKFENNIRKYTLVNEEMKNIIDGFPKTAHPMGVLSSLTSALTAFNPKVVNVENEAEMYEAICKTMGKFLVIATWTYRKMMGFPLNYYDNTIGYVDNFMKLMFSLPTGPYTTNKTVINALDKLFILHADHEQNCSTSTVRIVGSSHAGLFASISAGVSALWGPLHGGANQAVLEMLEQIQKDGGDAQKALARAKDKDDPFRLMGFGHRVYKNFDPRAKIIKKAADEVLAELGVNDPILSIAKQLEEAALVDPYFVDRKLYPNVDFYSGIIYRALGIPTDMFTVLFAIGRLPGWIAQWKEMRINKEPIGRPRQVYTGYALRPFVPMDKR encoded by the coding sequence ATGTCAAAAACAGCGATATTAGAGTACGATGGCAATAAGTATGAGTTTCCAGTTATTATAGGGAGTGAAAACGAACCAGCTATCGACATTGAAAAATTACGTGCTTTAACTGGCGCGATTACCTTAGATCCAGGGTATAAAAATTCAGGTTCTTGTAAAAGTGATATTACTTTCCTTGATGGAGAAGAAGGAATTCTTCGTTATAGAGGTTATGCTATCGAAGATTTAGCTGAAAAAGCTGATTTCTTAGAAGTATCTTACCTTGTTATCTTTGGAGAGTTACCTACAAAATCACAATTAGAAAAATTTGAAAACAATATTCGTAAATACACTTTAGTAAACGAAGAAATGAAAAACATCATTGATGGTTTTCCAAAAACGGCTCATCCAATGGGTGTTTTATCTTCGCTTACAAGTGCCTTGACTGCCTTTAACCCTAAAGTGGTAAATGTAGAAAATGAGGCAGAAATGTATGAGGCAATTTGCAAAACTATGGGTAAATTCTTGGTTATTGCAACTTGGACGTATCGTAAAATGATGGGATTCCCATTAAACTATTATGATAACACTATTGGTTATGTAGACAATTTCATGAAATTAATGTTCTCATTACCAACAGGTCCTTATACTACTAACAAAACAGTTATCAATGCTTTAGATAAATTATTCATTCTTCATGCAGATCATGAACAAAACTGTTCTACGTCTACAGTAAGAATCGTTGGTTCTTCTCATGCTGGTTTATTTGCTTCAATCTCTGCAGGGGTTTCTGCATTATGGGGACCATTACACGGTGGTGCCAATCAAGCAGTTTTGGAAATGTTAGAGCAAATCCAAAAAGATGGAGGAGATGCACAAAAAGCATTAGCTAGAGCAAAAGATAAAGATGATCCATTCCGTTTAATGGGATTCGGACACAGAGTTTACAAAAATTTCGATCCAAGAGCAAAAATCATTAAAAAAGCAGCTGATGAAGTATTAGCTGAACTGGGAGTTAATGATCCTATTTTAAGTATCGCTAAGCAATTAGAAGAAGCAGCTTTAGTTGATCCTTATTTCGTTGACAGAAAATTATATCCAAACGTAGATTTCTATTCAGGAATTATTTACCGTGCTTTAGGAATTCCTACAGATATGTTTACAGTATTATTCGCTATTGGTCGTCTTCCGGGTTGGATTGCACAATGGAAAGAAATGCGTATCAATAAAGAACCTATTGGTCGTCCTCGTCAGGTGTACACTGGTTATGCATTAAGACCATTCGTTCCAATGGATAAAAGATAA
- a CDS encoding CoA-binding protein — translation MKTLVIGASSNPERYSFLAINRLLNHNHEVVAIGLKNENILGVDVQKGFPNFEGIDTVTLYINPQRQNEYYDYIVGLKPRRVIFNPGTENPEFYKILDLSKISYEVACTLVLLTTNQY, via the coding sequence ATGAAAACTTTAGTTATTGGGGCAAGTTCTAATCCTGAAAGATATTCTTTTTTGGCCATAAACAGATTGTTGAATCACAATCATGAAGTCGTAGCTATTGGATTAAAAAACGAAAATATTCTTGGTGTAGATGTTCAAAAAGGTTTTCCTAATTTTGAAGGGATCGATACAGTAACATTATATATTAATCCACAACGGCAAAATGAATATTATGATTACATTGTAGGTTTAAAACCAAGAAGGGTCATCTTTAATCCAGGTACAGAAAATCCTGAGTTTTATAAAATTCTTGATTTAAGCAAAATAAGTTATGAGGTTGCTTGTACTTTGGTTTTGCTGACAACTAACCAGTATTAA